The following coding sequences lie in one Hydrogenophaga sp. PBL-H3 genomic window:
- a CDS encoding porin yields MKKTLVSLGALAAVATTGAAFAQSTVTLSGIIDNGLQKTSSGQALKMTPSRSGTSNWTLSGSEDLGGGLKAVFQVSTSFNSDDGTTPAANVLGNNGMFVGLTGDFGTVRAGRPSHILWSNVLSANGTKGVSGYEASTALNVPQNYGVFQANAVQYLSPAIGGLRAQLEWVPSESDAAAKNDGYGIALRYDAGPVSASFVNYRAPKIGTPKGEPVNQLGVAYDFGVAKAFFTYRDQSGLASTLDNAWVLGVNAPLGAGLAYAQYGVSDRVGDDARRVSVGYRYYMSKRTTFYVNAGRANAAANVDAAGKATTGYGFGMQHNF; encoded by the coding sequence ATGAAAAAAACACTGGTCAGTCTTGGCGCCTTGGCAGCCGTGGCGACGACGGGCGCAGCCTTTGCACAATCCACCGTCACCTTGTCGGGCATCATCGACAACGGCCTGCAAAAAACCAGTTCGGGTCAAGCGCTGAAGATGACCCCCAGCCGCAGCGGCACCAGCAACTGGACGCTGAGCGGTTCCGAAGACCTGGGCGGTGGACTCAAGGCCGTGTTCCAGGTCTCCACGTCCTTCAACAGCGATGACGGCACCACGCCCGCCGCCAACGTATTGGGCAACAACGGCATGTTCGTCGGCCTCACGGGTGACTTCGGCACCGTGCGCGCGGGTCGACCTTCACACATTCTTTGGAGCAATGTGCTGTCGGCCAATGGCACCAAGGGCGTCTCCGGCTACGAAGCCTCCACCGCTCTCAACGTCCCACAGAACTATGGCGTGTTCCAGGCCAATGCCGTGCAGTACCTTTCACCAGCCATCGGGGGTCTTCGCGCGCAACTCGAATGGGTCCCATCCGAATCCGATGCCGCCGCCAAGAACGATGGCTACGGCATTGCACTGCGTTACGACGCTGGCCCGGTGAGCGCTTCGTTCGTGAACTACCGCGCTCCCAAAATCGGTACGCCCAAGGGGGAGCCTGTGAATCAGCTGGGGGTGGCATACGACTTCGGCGTTGCCAAGGCGTTCTTCACTTACCGGGACCAGTCTGGCTTGGCCTCCACGCTCGACAACGCATGGGTGCTGGGCGTCAACGCTCCATTGGGCGCTGGTCTGGCCTACGCTCAGTACGGTGTCAGCGACCGGGTCGGCGATGACGCCCGCCGCGTGAGCGTGGGCTACCGGTACTACATGAGCAAGCGCACCACGTTCTACGTCAATGCGGGTCGGGCCAATGCCGCCGCCAATGTGGATGCCGCGGGCAAGGCGACCACGGGCTACGGCTTCGGCATGCAGCACAACTTCTGA
- a CDS encoding gallate dioxygenase, translating into MATIIGAIACSHTPTIGFAHDKNQKNDPVWGPIFEAFLPVRDWIEAKKPDVMFVIYNDHVTSFFFDHYSAFALGVGEQYPVADEGGGARPLPPLSGHADLARHIGESLVTDEFDMSFFQHKALDHGCFSPMSMLCAHEPDWPVRIVPLQVGVLQSPVPSAARCYKLGQALRRAIESYPEDLKVAIVATGGLSHQVHGERAGFNNTAWDARFLELLEQDPVRLTEMTQAEYAERGGMEGAEVIMWLIMRGALSAQIRKVHQRYYLPSMTGIATAVYENLASPAVAGEQTRHRARMAEPLDGVERLEGTYPFNLERSVKTYRLNAFLRDMRRPGHRQSFLADEEASYARAGLDDQEKDLLRRRDWRGLIHHGAIFFGLEKLGAVLGISNLHIYAAMRGQSLEDFMKTRNAPGALYSVAASAAGKKDWD; encoded by the coding sequence ATGGCCACCATCATTGGCGCGATCGCTTGCTCGCACACGCCCACCATCGGCTTTGCTCACGACAAGAACCAGAAGAACGACCCCGTGTGGGGCCCCATCTTCGAGGCCTTCCTTCCGGTGCGGGATTGGATCGAAGCGAAGAAACCCGATGTGATGTTCGTGATCTACAACGATCACGTCACCTCGTTCTTTTTTGACCACTACTCGGCGTTTGCGCTGGGCGTGGGTGAACAGTATCCCGTGGCCGACGAAGGCGGAGGTGCGCGCCCGTTGCCGCCCTTGTCGGGACATGCGGACCTGGCGCGCCACATCGGCGAGTCGCTGGTGACCGACGAGTTCGACATGTCCTTTTTCCAGCACAAAGCCCTGGATCATGGCTGCTTCTCGCCCATGTCCATGCTCTGTGCGCACGAGCCCGACTGGCCGGTCCGCATCGTGCCCTTGCAGGTGGGCGTGCTCCAGTCCCCCGTGCCTTCGGCGGCGCGCTGCTACAAGCTGGGGCAGGCATTGCGGCGGGCCATCGAGAGCTATCCGGAGGATTTGAAAGTGGCCATCGTCGCCACCGGCGGTCTGTCGCACCAGGTGCATGGTGAACGTGCTGGCTTCAACAACACCGCATGGGACGCGCGGTTCCTCGAACTGCTGGAACAGGACCCCGTGCGCTTGACCGAGATGACGCAAGCCGAGTACGCCGAGCGGGGTGGCATGGAGGGCGCCGAAGTCATCATGTGGCTGATCATGCGCGGGGCCTTGTCGGCCCAGATCCGCAAAGTCCACCAGCGTTATTACCTGCCGTCCATGACGGGCATTGCCACCGCCGTCTATGAGAACCTGGCGTCGCCCGCCGTTGCCGGGGAGCAGACCCGGCATCGCGCGCGCATGGCGGAGCCGCTCGACGGCGTCGAGCGGCTCGAAGGCACCTACCCCTTCAATCTGGAGCGAAGTGTCAAGACCTACCGATTGAATGCATTCCTGCGCGACATGCGGCGACCCGGGCACCGGCAGTCGTTTCTGGCGGACGAGGAGGCCAGCTACGCCCGCGCCGGCCTCGACGATCAGGAGAAAGACTTGCTGCGCCGTCGGGATTGGCGCGGACTGATTCACCACGGGGCCATCTTCTTCGGCCTGGAGAAACTCGGCGCGGTGCTGGGCATTTCCAACCTGCACATCTACGCGGCCATGCGCGGCCAATCGCTGGAGGACTTCATGAAGACGCGCAACGCGCCCGGTGCCCTGTATTCGGTGGCGGCGAGCGCCGCGGGCAAGAAGGACTGGGACTGA
- a CDS encoding ABC transporter permease — MTAPGLLPNFMFENDRQAAFFFGEPLRVAERIWAWFVTNADIYQHLGVTLTETVLAFAIGAIGGLGGGLWLALSPMASAILEPYIKAMNSMPRIILAPIFAVWFGLGIASKVALGVTLVFFIVFFNVYQGVKEVSPVILANARMLGASQKQLLRHVYLPSATSWVFSSLHTSVGLAFVGAVVGEYLGSSQGVGYLILQAEGSFDINTVMAGIVVLTAFALVLDAAVGRIEKRLMKWQPRTGETEKL, encoded by the coding sequence ATGACCGCGCCCGGCCTGCTGCCGAACTTCATGTTCGAGAACGACCGCCAGGCCGCGTTCTTCTTCGGTGAGCCGCTGCGCGTGGCCGAGCGCATCTGGGCCTGGTTCGTCACCAATGCCGACATCTACCAGCACCTGGGCGTGACCCTCACAGAGACCGTGCTGGCGTTTGCCATCGGCGCGATCGGCGGTCTGGGCGGCGGCCTGTGGCTCGCGCTCTCGCCCATGGCCTCGGCCATCCTGGAGCCCTACATCAAGGCCATGAACTCGATGCCGCGCATCATCCTGGCGCCGATCTTCGCGGTGTGGTTTGGTCTGGGCATCGCGAGCAAGGTGGCGCTGGGTGTCACGCTGGTGTTCTTCATCGTGTTCTTCAACGTCTACCAGGGCGTGAAGGAAGTGAGCCCGGTCATCCTGGCCAACGCCCGCATGCTGGGCGCAAGCCAGAAACAGTTGCTGCGCCATGTGTACCTGCCCAGCGCCACCAGCTGGGTGTTCAGCTCGCTGCACACCAGCGTGGGCCTGGCCTTCGTGGGCGCGGTGGTGGGCGAGTACCTGGGCTCCAGCCAGGGTGTGGGATACCTGATCCTGCAGGCCGAGGGCAGCTTCGACATCAACACCGTGATGGCCGGCATCGTGGTGCTCACCGCGTTCGCGCTGGTGCTCGACGCCGCCGTGGGCCGGATCGAGAAGCGGCTCATGAAGTGGCAGCCGCGAACGGGCGAAACCGAGAAACTCTGA
- a CDS encoding ABC transporter ATP-binding protein produces the protein MTSPAIDLQGVSCTFISKDDPGQRYTAVRDVTLTVGAGEFVSVVGPTGCGKSTLLNVAAGLLSPSTGTVTVFGEPLAGINTRAGYMFQTESLMPWRTALGNVMAGLSFRGVADADARTQAEDWLRRVGLGGFGDRYPHQMSGGMRKRASLAQTLVLDPDIILMDEPFSALDIQTRQLMENEVLDLWAAKKKAVLFITHDLDEAIAMSDRVVVLSAGPASHPIGEFSIDIPRPRDVAEIKTTARFVELHAAIWAVMREEVLKGYQQQLKVA, from the coding sequence GTGACGAGTCCTGCGATCGACCTGCAGGGCGTGTCCTGCACCTTCATCAGCAAGGACGACCCCGGCCAGCGCTACACCGCCGTGCGCGATGTGACGCTGACCGTGGGCGCCGGCGAGTTCGTGAGCGTGGTGGGCCCCACCGGGTGCGGCAAGAGCACGCTGCTCAACGTCGCGGCCGGCCTGCTCTCGCCCAGCACCGGCACGGTGACTGTGTTCGGCGAGCCGCTGGCCGGCATCAACACGCGCGCGGGCTATATGTTTCAGACCGAGAGCCTGATGCCCTGGCGCACGGCGCTGGGCAACGTGATGGCGGGCCTGTCGTTTCGCGGCGTGGCCGACGCCGACGCCCGCACGCAAGCCGAGGACTGGCTGCGCCGCGTGGGCCTGGGCGGCTTTGGCGACCGCTACCCGCACCAGATGAGCGGCGGCATGCGCAAGCGCGCGAGCCTGGCGCAAACGCTGGTGCTCGATCCCGACATCATCCTGATGGACGAGCCGTTTTCCGCCCTCGACATCCAGACGCGCCAGCTGATGGAAAACGAGGTGCTGGACCTGTGGGCCGCGAAAAAGAAAGCGGTTCTTTTCATCACGCACGACCTCGATGAAGCGATTGCAATGAGCGACCGCGTGGTGGTGCTCAGCGCCGGCCCGGCCAGCCACCCGATCGGCGAGTTCAGCATCGACATCCCGCGTCCGCGCGACGTGGCCGAGATCAAGACCACCGCCCGCTTCGTCGAGCTGCACGCCGCCATCTGGGCCGTGATGCGCGAGGAAGTGCTCAAGGGCTACCAGCAACAACTCAAGGTGGCCTGA
- a CDS encoding LysR family transcriptional regulator, whose protein sequence is MDIKQLRYFSTIAQVGSFSRAATVLRVTQPSLSKQISLLEEALGRRLFVRNGRGVSPTEAGTRLQRHARRILDQLAEAEADVRATGAGRFAIGLPYTLAATVATELLSRLRKMEPSADLAVIQGRSAFLIDSLCTGAIDVAITYTPPSTPLVETTPLITEELFLMASQKNAKALAKKSPITLADLCDFPLIAPSRPNAIRATFEEALRRAKKVPKVVMEIDNIETIIELVAKGEGFAVLSNLSRNLSPHKQDVVPLPIASPGLKNEICMAVSTRGSLSQANGRLVTLTGEIGRELLLEAAHRRTP, encoded by the coding sequence ATGGACATCAAGCAGCTGCGGTATTTCTCGACCATTGCCCAGGTTGGCAGCTTCAGCCGGGCCGCCACGGTGTTGCGAGTGACACAGCCGTCTCTCAGCAAACAGATCAGCCTCCTGGAAGAGGCCCTCGGCAGGCGCTTGTTCGTGAGAAACGGGCGCGGTGTTTCGCCGACGGAGGCCGGCACGCGCCTTCAGCGACATGCCCGCCGCATCCTGGACCAACTCGCAGAAGCCGAAGCGGATGTCAGGGCGACCGGGGCCGGGCGCTTCGCCATTGGACTGCCTTACACCTTGGCCGCCACCGTCGCCACGGAGCTGCTCTCCCGATTGAGAAAAATGGAACCCAGCGCGGATCTCGCCGTGATTCAAGGCCGATCCGCGTTCCTGATCGACAGCTTGTGCACAGGGGCCATCGATGTGGCGATCACCTACACGCCACCCTCGACCCCGCTCGTGGAGACGACGCCGCTGATCACCGAAGAGTTGTTCCTCATGGCCTCCCAGAAAAACGCGAAGGCATTGGCGAAGAAGAGCCCCATCACCCTGGCCGATCTGTGCGATTTCCCCTTGATCGCACCGAGCCGACCCAACGCGATCAGGGCCACGTTCGAAGAGGCGCTTCGACGGGCCAAGAAGGTGCCCAAAGTCGTGATGGAAATCGACAACATTGAAACCATCATCGAGCTTGTCGCCAAGGGCGAAGGCTTTGCGGTGCTGTCGAATCTGTCGCGCAACCTCTCTCCCCACAAGCAGGACGTGGTGCCCCTGCCCATCGCTTCGCCGGGTCTGAAAAACGAGATCTGCATGGCCGTTTCAACACGCGGTTCGTTGTCCCAGGCCAATGGCCGCCTGGTGACGTTGACTGGCGAGATCGGGCGCGAACTGCTGTTGGAGGCGGCGCACCGCCGAACACCATGA
- a CDS encoding SMR family transporter, with translation MNAWLILGLAIVAEVIGTTALKASESFTRLWPSVVVVLGYGLAFYCLSVVLKSMPVGIAYAVWSGLGIVLITAAAWLAYGQRIDLPGLIGMGLIIAGVVVLNVFSKTSAH, from the coding sequence ATGAACGCCTGGCTGATCCTCGGACTTGCCATCGTGGCCGAAGTGATCGGCACCACGGCCCTCAAGGCCAGCGAGAGCTTCACGCGGCTGTGGCCGTCGGTGGTGGTCGTGCTGGGTTACGGGCTGGCGTTCTACTGCCTCTCGGTGGTGCTCAAGAGCATGCCGGTGGGCATTGCTTACGCGGTCTGGTCGGGTCTGGGCATTGTGCTGATCACGGCGGCGGCCTGGCTGGCGTACGGCCAGCGCATTGACCTGCCCGGCCTGATCGGCATGGGCCTGATCATCGCCGGGGTGGTGGTGCTCAACGTGTTCTCGAAAACCAGCGCGCACTGA
- a CDS encoding PDR/VanB family oxidoreductase gives MDAAMKSSGMPPTRFKATVHRVLEIAKGIRSYELTPCEVDTFPAATAGAHIDLHLTPTLTRSYSLCGRPGETLAYQVAVALDPHGSGGSRYLFDEVVPGRLLEISTTTNHFSFCDDAPFSVFVAGGIGITPLWSMIQGLKGRSARWILYYAARSKIHAAFLDEIESFAQEHGGTMVLSFGDDPARERWDFQQVVDRAPLAAHFYCCGPKRMIDAFVASTSALPPERVHVEYFEGIADKGGDKAFTVELAKSGKCLIVLPGETILEVVEAAGICVAHSCREGVCGACEVRVLSGTPDHKDLVLSVEEKAKNQSMMICCSGSASHHLVLDL, from the coding sequence ATGGATGCAGCGATGAAGTCAAGCGGGATGCCACCCACCCGATTCAAGGCGACAGTACACCGTGTGCTGGAGATTGCGAAAGGCATTCGCTCCTACGAGTTGACGCCATGCGAGGTCGACACGTTTCCTGCTGCCACAGCAGGGGCGCATATTGATCTGCACCTGACGCCGACGCTCACCCGCTCCTATTCATTGTGTGGAAGACCGGGGGAGACCCTCGCGTACCAAGTTGCCGTGGCTTTGGATCCGCACGGTTCGGGCGGCTCCAGATACCTCTTTGACGAGGTCGTTCCCGGTCGGTTGCTGGAGATCTCGACAACGACCAACCACTTCTCCTTCTGCGACGATGCTCCGTTCTCGGTGTTCGTTGCTGGCGGCATTGGCATCACGCCCTTGTGGTCCATGATTCAGGGCTTGAAGGGTCGCTCGGCGCGATGGATCCTGTACTACGCTGCGCGCAGCAAGATCCACGCTGCGTTTCTCGATGAGATCGAGTCCTTTGCTCAAGAGCATGGGGGCACCATGGTCTTGAGTTTTGGCGACGATCCAGCGCGAGAAAGGTGGGACTTCCAGCAGGTCGTGGATCGAGCGCCGCTTGCCGCGCATTTCTACTGCTGTGGTCCCAAACGAATGATCGACGCCTTTGTTGCTTCGACCTCAGCCCTGCCGCCCGAGAGGGTGCACGTCGAATACTTCGAGGGCATTGCTGACAAGGGCGGTGACAAGGCGTTCACCGTCGAACTGGCCAAGTCTGGCAAGTGCCTGATCGTGTTGCCGGGAGAAACCATCCTGGAAGTCGTTGAGGCGGCCGGAATCTGTGTGGCGCATTCCTGCCGAGAGGGCGTGTGTGGCGCGTGCGAAGTGCGTGTGCTGTCGGGCACCCCGGACCACAAGGATCTGGTCTTGTCTGTGGAAGAAAAGGCGAAGAACCAAAGCATGATGATTTGCTGCTCCGGCTCGGCATCCCATCATCTTGTTCTTGATCTCTAG
- a CDS encoding MFS transporter, whose protein sequence is MNSARWLPLVVAWPMFLQNLDSTVLATALPSMARSLDVPVLHLNLAITGYLLSLALFLPVSGWLAERFGPKRLFCLAIGIFTLGSMLCGLARDLPELVACRLLQGMGGAMMVPVGRLILLQNVKPLEMIRAMVWFTVPGTVARLAGPLVGGVIVTLVSWRWIFIIQLPLGMLGVFLAWRMLPEDASGPDRHPRVPFDAMGFAMLSSGLLAVISGLELGGKGLLSPAATMAVIALGLWALWSYRRHSSRAPHPLIDLRVFGHFTYRTAIVGAVPLRIAIGAAPFLLPLLMQVGFGLSPVQSGLLTFAGAIGSLSSRTTVSWMLHRFGFRAMLIAATLASSVCYVGYGLFTARTPQEVMFGVMLLGGLCNATAMVALNSLGYSDIPREQASHATTAATMVHQLSMTFGVVVGSTLLALASRLRGGPSAALQASDFSFVFFAIGSLTTLCVLGFRRLKHEDGAQMRGD, encoded by the coding sequence TTGAACTCGGCCCGCTGGCTCCCGCTGGTGGTGGCCTGGCCGATGTTCCTGCAGAACCTGGACTCGACCGTGCTGGCCACCGCGCTGCCATCGATGGCGCGCTCGCTGGACGTGCCCGTCCTGCATCTGAACCTGGCCATCACCGGCTACCTGCTCAGTCTTGCGTTGTTCCTGCCCGTGAGCGGCTGGCTCGCCGAACGCTTCGGCCCGAAGCGCCTCTTTTGCTTGGCCATCGGCATCTTCACCCTGGGCTCGATGTTGTGCGGACTCGCTCGCGACCTCCCTGAACTGGTGGCCTGCCGCCTGTTGCAAGGCATGGGCGGGGCAATGATGGTGCCGGTGGGACGCCTCATCCTGCTGCAAAACGTGAAGCCGCTGGAGATGATCCGCGCCATGGTGTGGTTCACGGTGCCGGGCACCGTCGCCCGCCTGGCCGGCCCGCTGGTGGGCGGCGTCATTGTCACGCTCGTGTCCTGGCGATGGATTTTCATCATCCAGCTTCCGCTGGGAATGCTGGGCGTCTTCCTGGCCTGGCGGATGCTCCCCGAGGATGCCAGCGGGCCGGACCGACACCCGCGTGTGCCCTTCGATGCCATGGGCTTCGCCATGCTGTCTTCGGGCCTCCTGGCGGTGATATCGGGACTCGAGCTGGGCGGCAAGGGCTTGCTGTCGCCCGCCGCCACGATGGCGGTCATCGCGCTGGGGTTGTGGGCGCTGTGGTCCTACCGCCGGCACAGCTCCCGGGCACCTCACCCCTTGATCGATCTGAGGGTCTTCGGGCACTTCACCTACCGCACCGCCATCGTGGGCGCCGTGCCCCTGCGAATCGCCATCGGCGCCGCGCCCTTCCTGCTGCCCTTGCTGATGCAGGTCGGCTTCGGTCTGTCACCTGTGCAATCGGGCCTGCTCACCTTTGCCGGGGCCATCGGATCGCTGTCCAGCCGAACGACGGTCTCGTGGATGCTGCACCGCTTCGGATTTCGCGCCATGCTCATCGCGGCCACGCTGGCGTCCAGCGTGTGCTACGTGGGCTACGGCCTGTTCACGGCCCGCACACCACAGGAAGTGATGTTCGGTGTGATGTTGCTGGGTGGGCTGTGCAACGCCACGGCCATGGTGGCGCTGAACAGCCTGGGGTACAGCGACATTCCGCGCGAACAGGCCAGCCACGCCACCACCGCGGCGACCATGGTGCACCAGTTGTCGATGACCTTCGGTGTGGTCGTCGGCTCCACCTTGCTGGCGCTCGCCAGTCGGTTGCGCGGCGGCCCCTCGGCGGCGTTGCAGGCCAGTGACTTTTCATTCGTCTTCTTCGCCATCGGCAGCCTCACCACGCTGTGCGTCCTGGGATTCCGGCGACTGAAGCATGAAGACGGTGCACAGATGCGGGGTGACTGA
- a CDS encoding ABC transporter substrate-binding protein, with protein sequence MTAPTHIRQAFAPTGPLRASINLGNPILANKGPATGRPVGVSIDLAMGLAQRLGVELELIVFDAAGKSVEAVSNGQADVGFFAIDPLRGESIAFTAPYVLIEGCYLVREDAQLQHNDEVDRSGTRVAVGKGSAYDLFLSRELKHADVVRAPTSPAVVDEFVRQGLDVAAGVKQQLEHDQARHPGLRLLPGRFMVIQQAMGLPKGRGPQAAHYLHRFVEEMKLSDFVAASLFQHGIQGASVAPATRDTAT encoded by the coding sequence ATGACTGCACCGACCCACATCCGGCAAGCGTTCGCACCCACAGGCCCTCTGCGGGCGTCCATCAACCTCGGCAATCCGATCCTGGCCAACAAGGGCCCCGCCACGGGACGACCGGTCGGTGTGTCCATCGACCTGGCCATGGGCCTTGCCCAGCGGCTGGGGGTCGAGCTTGAGCTGATCGTGTTCGATGCGGCGGGCAAATCGGTAGAAGCGGTCTCGAACGGCCAGGCCGATGTCGGCTTCTTCGCCATCGACCCTTTGCGCGGTGAAAGCATTGCGTTCACGGCGCCCTACGTGCTGATCGAGGGCTGCTACCTGGTTCGCGAAGACGCCCAACTTCAACACAACGACGAGGTGGATCGGTCGGGCACGCGCGTCGCCGTGGGCAAGGGCAGCGCCTACGACCTGTTTCTTTCACGCGAACTGAAGCACGCCGACGTGGTCCGGGCACCCACGTCGCCCGCCGTCGTCGACGAGTTCGTGCGCCAGGGTCTGGATGTGGCTGCTGGCGTGAAGCAGCAGCTGGAGCACGATCAGGCCCGCCACCCCGGCTTGCGGCTGTTGCCGGGCCGGTTCATGGTGATCCAGCAGGCTATGGGTCTGCCGAAAGGCCGCGGCCCGCAGGCGGCCCACTACCTACACCGTTTCGTCGAGGAGATGAAGTTGTCGGACTTCGTGGCCGCCTCGCTGTTCCAGCACGGCATCCAGGGTGCTTCGGTGGCGCCCGCCACCCGCGACACCGCCACCTGA
- a CDS encoding peptide ABC transporter substrate-binding protein: MPSIFKSRRCAAIAAATTVFAVVPTALQAQNTGQLVVGQLQFVPNTHPLIQVNNTKLFLMGFIQRPITAFDPSGQSVCILCTVKPTLESGMAKIVDLPGGKKGMQVTLKLRPDVKWGDGTPVSSKDIAFTWKMANDSNVGFSNYNAWTRATKVDVVDAKTVVMHLPKVAVGYDSWDHVLPAHLEGPIYEKFKTPDEYAKQSLYNRDSTNPGLWNGAYVVSSMQLGAQVTLVANKHWPDQVHIPKVVLSYRSSATALVQNLLSGDLDAVPVSPGGISFTQMLTLRKENASRFSFPVGPGYNLERVAFQLKNPLLADVRVRKAIAFAIDREAISARLFEKLQPVANSIVVPTSVNHSTDVPKYTHDLARARALMAEAGWKPGPDGICVNSTGQKMAFDLVTTAGNQTRLQIAQVMQNQLKAICINLSVKQAPIAVFNGEEMRKRQFNGMSLSSIQFPPSTSPALFLGTDSIPTDQNEWTGNNFSGYSSVAMDAAVIEAEAALQPAAAKAAWAKIQRIAADELPILPMYFYATAWVAPNDFSGMDVSRFDQPTNWAEEWRRK, translated from the coding sequence ATGCCATCGATTTTCAAGTCACGCCGCTGTGCCGCCATTGCTGCCGCGACCACCGTGTTCGCCGTGGTGCCCACCGCATTGCAGGCGCAGAACACGGGCCAGCTGGTCGTGGGCCAGTTGCAGTTCGTACCCAACACCCACCCGCTCATTCAGGTCAACAACACCAAGCTTTTCCTGATGGGATTCATCCAGCGACCCATCACCGCCTTCGATCCGTCGGGCCAGAGCGTGTGCATTCTCTGCACGGTCAAGCCCACCCTTGAAAGCGGCATGGCCAAGATCGTGGACTTGCCTGGGGGCAAGAAGGGCATGCAGGTCACGCTCAAGCTCAGGCCCGACGTCAAATGGGGCGATGGCACGCCGGTCAGTTCCAAAGACATCGCCTTCACATGGAAGATGGCCAACGACAGCAACGTGGGGTTCTCGAACTACAACGCCTGGACGCGCGCCACCAAGGTCGATGTTGTCGACGCCAAGACCGTGGTGATGCATCTTCCCAAGGTGGCTGTGGGGTACGACAGCTGGGACCACGTGCTGCCCGCGCACCTGGAAGGGCCGATCTACGAGAAGTTCAAGACGCCCGATGAATACGCCAAGCAGAGTCTGTACAACCGCGACTCCACCAACCCCGGCCTGTGGAACGGCGCCTACGTGGTGTCCTCCATGCAACTGGGTGCCCAGGTGACGCTGGTGGCCAACAAGCATTGGCCCGACCAGGTTCATATTCCCAAGGTCGTGCTCAGCTACAGAAGCAGCGCCACGGCACTGGTGCAGAACCTGCTCTCCGGCGACCTGGATGCGGTGCCGGTGAGCCCCGGCGGCATCAGCTTCACCCAGATGCTGACGCTGCGCAAGGAAAACGCCAGCCGCTTCAGCTTCCCCGTTGGCCCTGGCTACAACCTCGAGCGGGTGGCGTTCCAGCTCAAGAACCCGCTGCTGGCCGACGTGCGGGTGCGCAAGGCCATTGCCTTCGCCATCGACCGCGAGGCCATCAGCGCCCGTTTGTTCGAGAAGCTCCAACCCGTGGCCAACAGCATCGTCGTACCGACCAGCGTGAACCACAGCACCGACGTGCCGAAGTACACCCACGACCTGGCCCGTGCCCGCGCACTCATGGCCGAAGCGGGCTGGAAACCTGGTCCGGACGGCATCTGCGTCAACAGCACTGGCCAGAAGATGGCGTTCGACCTGGTCACCACGGCCGGCAACCAGACCCGCCTGCAAATCGCGCAGGTGATGCAGAACCAGCTCAAGGCCATCTGCATCAACCTGTCTGTCAAGCAGGCACCGATCGCCGTGTTCAATGGGGAAGAGATGCGCAAACGCCAGTTCAACGGCATGAGTCTGTCTTCGATCCAGTTCCCGCCATCGACCTCGCCGGCGCTGTTCCTGGGCACCGACAGCATTCCCACCGACCAGAACGAGTGGACCGGCAACAACTTCTCGGGCTACTCGAGTGTCGCCATGGACGCCGCCGTCATCGAAGCAGAAGCCGCGCTCCAACCCGCGGCCGCCAAAGCCGCCTGGGCCAAGATCCAACGCATCGCCGCCGACGAGCTGCCCATCCTGCCGATGTACTTCTACGCCACCGCGTGGGTGGCGCCCAACGACTTCTCCGGCATGGACGTCTCGCGCTTCGACCAGCCCACCAACTGGGCAGAGGAATGGCGGCGGAAATGA